One Paraburkholderia flagellata genomic window carries:
- a CDS encoding anti-sigma factor family protein yields MSDDLYPGAASGFSDPEVRALSAFVDGELTPAEHRALGARLAVNRHAAILVASYRAQRAALRVLCADSAAQTTRPYAALRTRASWQHRAALTVSAFAAGAALAGLASVISTSVAPISAQMAFAGQADLAYAVYAPERRHPVEVTAAREGALIVWLSKRLNRPLSAPSLREYGYALLGGRLLPGITGPAAQLMYENGAGARLALYMSTTSQRDIPIQLLREGDRRTFSWANDHMDYALSGQMTEGQLRTIAADVCSELGGHPEKWR; encoded by the coding sequence ATGAGCGACGATCTCTACCCCGGTGCGGCATCAGGCTTCAGCGATCCGGAAGTGCGTGCGCTATCGGCATTCGTCGACGGTGAACTGACGCCAGCGGAACACCGGGCACTAGGAGCACGATTGGCAGTCAACCGGCATGCTGCAATCCTCGTCGCCAGCTATCGCGCGCAGCGGGCCGCCTTGCGCGTACTGTGCGCTGATTCCGCCGCGCAAACGACCAGACCGTACGCGGCGCTGCGCACGCGCGCGTCCTGGCAGCATCGCGCCGCGCTCACCGTCAGCGCGTTCGCCGCGGGCGCCGCCCTTGCAGGGCTCGCCAGTGTGATTTCGACGTCCGTTGCGCCTATTTCGGCACAGATGGCATTTGCCGGGCAAGCCGACCTCGCTTACGCGGTCTACGCGCCCGAGCGGCGTCATCCGGTCGAGGTGACTGCCGCGCGCGAGGGGGCGCTCATCGTCTGGCTCTCGAAGCGCCTGAATCGTCCGCTCTCGGCGCCGTCGCTACGTGAGTACGGCTATGCGCTGCTGGGTGGGCGGCTGTTGCCAGGTATAACCGGGCCAGCCGCGCAACTCATGTACGAAAACGGGGCTGGCGCGCGGCTTGCGCTTTACATGAGCACAACTTCGCAACGCGATATTCCGATCCAACTCCTGCGCGAAGGCGATCGTCGTACGTTCAGTTGGGCAAACGATCATATGGATTACGCGCTCTCCGGGCAGATGACCGAGGGTCAATTGCGCACGATAGCTGCCGACGTGTGCAGCGAGTTGGGCGGACATCCCGAAAAGTGGAGGTAA
- a CDS encoding YceI family protein: MLDRIPIRRPGVAMGRLKPRAVVIAMFACAACAAFGVSADPVDASSPLAQYRLDPGRSGVTFDVTNAWHSNLTMRFSRIGAELDGFQGLVSGRVMVTIDATSLEANAPFVTGIVEGGGMLDVMHYPAIRFVSTRLVRTGPLNCLLTGNLTIRSTTHPVTLDVTFDADPHEPPGTRQTLAFSADGHFSRAAFGLTKWSSAVGDDVHMRIRAEFIRERADP; the protein is encoded by the coding sequence GTGCTGGATCGCATCCCCATTCGTCGACCTGGCGTGGCCATGGGTCGTCTCAAACCACGCGCAGTCGTAATCGCGATGTTCGCCTGCGCTGCGTGCGCAGCTTTCGGGGTTAGCGCCGATCCAGTCGACGCGTCTTCACCACTGGCACAGTATCGACTCGATCCAGGCCGTTCGGGTGTGACATTCGACGTCACGAACGCCTGGCATTCGAATCTCACGATGCGCTTCAGCCGTATAGGTGCCGAGCTCGATGGATTCCAGGGTTTGGTTTCGGGCCGGGTCATGGTGACGATCGACGCGACAAGCCTCGAAGCGAACGCGCCCTTTGTCACCGGAATCGTCGAAGGCGGCGGCATGCTGGACGTGATGCACTATCCGGCCATTCGCTTCGTCAGCACTCGCCTTGTCCGGACCGGTCCGCTCAATTGCCTTTTGACAGGTAACCTAACGATCCGCTCGACGACGCACCCCGTCACGCTCGACGTCACCTTCGACGCAGACCCACACGAGCCGCCGGGCACACGCCAAACGCTGGCCTTCTCCGCCGACGGCCATTTCAGCCGGGCAGCGTTCGGGCTGACGAAATGGTCCTCCGCTGTCGGGGATGACGTGCACATGAGGATCCGTGCCGAATTCATCAGGGAGCGTGCGGATCCGTGA
- a CDS encoding cytochrome b/b6 domain-containing protein, giving the protein MSRTIIQPLWVRTTHWINAVAVVLMVTSGWQIYDASPVFARLKIPANMTLGGWLGGALQWHFAIMWLLVANYLVYMSLNILSKRLWRKLLPIRCGALAKDLAAALRGKLGHEDLARYNAVQKLAYVVVIVDIAILILSGLAVWKSVQFPLLRTLMGGYDNARVVHFFAMSVLVAFFVVHVVMVAFVPRSLLLMIRGR; this is encoded by the coding sequence ATGAGCCGAACGATAATTCAGCCTCTCTGGGTTCGCACGACACACTGGATCAACGCCGTGGCAGTCGTGCTGATGGTGACAAGCGGGTGGCAGATTTATGATGCCTCGCCAGTCTTCGCACGACTGAAAATTCCCGCGAACATGACATTGGGCGGCTGGCTGGGTGGCGCATTGCAGTGGCACTTCGCGATCATGTGGTTGCTGGTCGCGAATTATCTCGTCTACATGTCCCTCAATATCCTTTCAAAGCGCCTCTGGAGAAAGCTTCTGCCGATCCGTTGCGGTGCGCTGGCAAAGGATCTTGCCGCCGCGCTGCGCGGCAAACTGGGGCATGAGGATCTGGCGCGCTACAACGCCGTTCAAAAGCTGGCCTATGTGGTGGTTATCGTGGATATCGCGATCCTGATCCTTTCGGGGTTGGCGGTATGGAAATCGGTTCAGTTCCCGCTGTTGCGCACACTCATGGGTGGATACGACAACGCACGTGTCGTCCACTTCTTCGCCATGAGCGTTCTCGTAGCGTTTTTCGTCGTGCACGTCGTTATGGTTGCATTCGTGCCGCGCTCGCTACTCCTGATGATTCGCGGACGGTAA